The following are encoded together in the Flavobacterium sp. TR2 genome:
- a CDS encoding CBS domain-containing protein, translating into MTVDQILKAKGRNVYSIFSNLTVYDALKVMGEKNIGAILVMDDNILKGILSERDYARKIVLKDKSSKETFVHEIMESHVFTVKLSDNLEDCMELMSEKRIRHLPVLEEGTVVGVISISDVVKAIIEIQKDTINHLNSYISQ; encoded by the coding sequence ATGACTGTAGATCAAATACTTAAAGCAAAAGGAAGAAATGTTTATTCTATTTTCTCCAATTTAACGGTTTATGATGCGTTAAAAGTTATGGGAGAAAAAAACATTGGGGCAATTTTGGTTATGGATGATAATATTTTAAAAGGAATATTATCCGAGAGAGATTACGCCCGAAAAATTGTACTGAAAGATAAATCTTCAAAAGAAACTTTTGTTCATGAGATTATGGAAAGTCATGTTTTTACAGTAAAACTTTCAGATAATCTTGAAGATTGTATGGAACTTATGAGCGAAAAGAGAATAAGACACCTGCCTGTTCTGGAAGAAGGAACTGTGGTTGGAGTCATTTCTATAAGCGATGTAGTGAAGGCAATTATAGAAATTCAGAAAGACACCATCAACCATTTGAATTCTTATATTTCTCAATAA
- a CDS encoding type IX secretion system membrane protein PorP/SprF produces MKKLILVFMFFSIVSNAQQDAQYTQYMYNTIEVNPAYAGSRGALSVFGLYRTQWIGLDGAPETSTFSVNTPLRNSDLGLGVSLVNDKIGPTVENTLSADLSYTIPTSESWKLSFGIKGTANLFNIDINKLSYEDQDDPQFQNLKNKFSPNVGAGIYYHSDRAYIGLSVPNFIETNRYDSDDVAIFKEKINYYLIAGYVFNLDRLEYIKFKPALMAKMVEGAPLQVDVSGNFMFNDKFVLGLAYRWSASVSAMAGFQVTKGMYIGYGYDHETTQLRKYNSGSHEIFLRFEFFNNYNKMISPRFF; encoded by the coding sequence ATGAAAAAATTAATTTTAGTTTTTATGTTTTTTTCGATTGTGTCAAACGCGCAGCAAGATGCGCAGTACACACAATATATGTACAACACAATCGAAGTCAATCCAGCGTATGCAGGTTCACGTGGAGCTTTAAGCGTTTTTGGTTTGTATCGTACACAATGGATTGGATTAGACGGAGCGCCAGAAACGAGTACATTTTCTGTTAATACACCTTTGCGAAATAGCGATTTAGGACTTGGAGTGTCTTTGGTAAATGATAAAATCGGGCCAACTGTAGAAAATACTTTATCGGCAGATTTGTCGTATACCATTCCAACGTCAGAATCATGGAAATTATCTTTTGGAATAAAAGGAACTGCCAATCTTTTCAATATCGATATTAATAAATTAAGCTATGAAGATCAGGATGATCCGCAGTTCCAGAATCTTAAAAATAAATTTTCGCCAAATGTAGGAGCTGGAATTTATTATCATTCAGATAGAGCTTACATCGGATTATCGGTTCCTAATTTCATAGAAACAAACCGATATGATTCAGACGATGTGGCAATTTTCAAAGAAAAAATCAATTATTATTTAATAGCAGGTTATGTATTTAATCTCGATCGTTTAGAATACATCAAATTCAAACCAGCTTTAATGGCCAAAATGGTAGAAGGAGCACCTTTGCAAGTTGATGTTTCAGGAAATTTCATGTTTAATGACAAATTTGTTTTGGGACTTGCTTACCGTTGGAGCGCATCTGTCAGCGCAATGGCAGGATTTCAAGTCACAAAAGGAATGTACATAGGGTATGGTTACGATCATGAAACTACACAATTAAGAAAATACAATTCTGGATCGCACGAGATTTTCTTAAGATTCGAATTCTTTAATAATTATAATAAAATGATATCCCCAAGATTCTTTTAA
- a CDS encoding NADP-dependent malic enzyme, translating into MNKESKRREALLYHAEPTPGKIQVVPTKKYATQRDLSLAYSPGVAEPCLEIAANKEDVYKYTAKGNLVAVISNGTAVLGLGNIGPEAGKPVMEGKGLLFKIFSDIDVFDIEIDTENVEEFIQTVKNIAPTFGGINLEDIKAPESFEIERRLIEELDIPVMHDDQHGTAIISSAALINALELAGKKAEDVKMVVSGAGSAAIACTDLYVSLGVKVENILMYNSKGLLTKDNPSLSDLQLKYAIDGAKIPLDEAVKGADVFIGLSSGDILSPEMLLTMSHNPIVFAMANPNPEIDYNLAVETRKDVIMATGRSDFPNQVNNVLGFPYIFRGALDVRATKINEEMKMAAVKALAILAKEPVPEQVNVAYGATKLGFGQEYIIPKPFDPRLITVVAPAVARAAMESGVAKNPITDWAAYEDVLRERMGNDNKMVRLITNRAKVDPKRIVFAEADQLNVLKAAQIVYEDGIGFPILLGNKEQILELKAELGFDADLEIIDPKTDEEAERRNKFAKSFWEARGRRGVSKLDAEKFMRERNYFAAMMVNEGEADALVTGYSRSYPSVVKPMMQLIPKAQNASLIATANMMLTSRGPMFLSDTAININPSAQDLINIAIMTAKTARMFGIEPVIAMVSFSNFGSSTSESASKVREAVAYLHKNHPELIVDGEIQADFALNPEMLQEKFPFSKLAGKKVNTLVFPNLESANITYKLLKELYKVNSIGPIMMGMGKPAHIFQLGASVEEMVNMSAIAVIDAQEKEIKKNKITQ; encoded by the coding sequence ATGAACAAAGAGAGTAAAAGAAGAGAAGCGTTACTGTATCATGCAGAACCAACTCCAGGAAAAATTCAGGTAGTTCCAACAAAAAAATATGCAACCCAGAGAGACTTATCATTGGCCTATTCGCCAGGAGTTGCAGAACCTTGTTTAGAAATCGCAGCAAACAAAGAAGATGTTTATAAATACACTGCAAAAGGAAATCTAGTAGCCGTAATTTCAAATGGTACAGCTGTTTTAGGACTTGGAAATATTGGACCAGAAGCGGGAAAACCTGTAATGGAAGGAAAAGGTTTATTGTTTAAAATTTTCTCTGACATTGATGTTTTTGATATCGAAATCGACACAGAAAATGTTGAAGAATTTATTCAGACCGTAAAAAATATTGCTCCAACATTTGGAGGTATTAATCTTGAAGATATCAAAGCTCCAGAATCTTTTGAAATAGAAAGAAGACTGATTGAAGAATTGGATATCCCAGTAATGCACGACGACCAGCACGGAACAGCAATTATATCTTCTGCAGCTTTAATTAATGCGCTTGAATTGGCAGGTAAAAAAGCTGAAGATGTAAAAATGGTAGTTTCAGGTGCAGGATCTGCTGCAATTGCTTGTACAGACTTATATGTTTCGCTTGGAGTAAAAGTAGAGAACATTTTAATGTACAACAGTAAAGGACTTTTAACTAAAGATAACCCATCGTTATCAGATTTACAGTTAAAGTATGCTATTGATGGCGCTAAAATTCCATTGGACGAAGCCGTAAAAGGTGCTGATGTTTTCATCGGATTGTCTTCAGGAGACATTTTGAGTCCAGAAATGTTATTGACAATGTCACATAATCCGATTGTTTTTGCAATGGCAAATCCAAATCCGGAAATCGACTATAATTTGGCCGTAGAGACGAGAAAAGATGTTATTATGGCGACAGGACGTTCAGATTTTCCTAATCAGGTAAACAACGTTTTAGGTTTTCCTTATATCTTTAGAGGAGCTTTAGACGTAAGAGCGACAAAAATTAACGAAGAAATGAAAATGGCGGCTGTAAAAGCCTTAGCTATTTTGGCAAAAGAACCGGTTCCAGAGCAGGTAAACGTAGCTTACGGTGCGACAAAGCTAGGTTTTGGCCAAGAATATATCATTCCTAAACCATTCGATCCTAGATTGATCACTGTTGTGGCGCCTGCAGTAGCAAGAGCGGCAATGGAATCTGGAGTAGCAAAAAATCCTATTACAGACTGGGCCGCTTACGAAGATGTGCTTCGCGAACGTATGGGTAACGATAACAAAATGGTGCGTTTGATTACAAACCGCGCCAAAGTAGATCCAAAAAGAATTGTTTTTGCAGAGGCAGACCAATTAAACGTTTTAAAAGCAGCTCAAATTGTTTATGAAGACGGAATCGGATTCCCAATTTTGTTAGGAAACAAAGAACAGATTTTGGAGCTGAAGGCAGAACTTGGTTTTGATGCCGATCTCGAAATCATTGACCCTAAAACAGACGAAGAAGCAGAAAGACGCAACAAATTTGCAAAATCATTTTGGGAAGCAAGAGGACGAAGAGGCGTTTCTAAATTGGATGCAGAAAAATTCATGCGCGAAAGAAACTATTTTGCAGCAATGATGGTCAATGAAGGAGAAGCAGATGCATTGGTAACAGGCTACTCAAGAAGCTATCCTTCAGTTGTAAAACCTATGATGCAGTTAATTCCAAAAGCACAAAATGCTTCACTTATTGCAACTGCAAACATGATGCTTACTTCTCGCGGACCAATGTTTTTATCAGACACTGCAATAAATATTAATCCATCTGCACAAGATTTGATTAATATTGCGATTATGACTGCAAAAACAGCAAGAATGTTCGGAATTGAGCCTGTTATTGCAATGGTTTCGTTCTCAAACTTTGGATCTTCAACTAGCGAGAGTGCTTCAAAAGTTAGAGAAGCAGTAGCTTATTTGCATAAAAACCATCCAGAATTAATTGTTGACGGAGAAATTCAGGCAGACTTTGCTTTAAATCCAGAAATGCTTCAAGAGAAGTTTCCATTCTCTAAATTAGCAGGAAAAAAAGTCAATACATTGGTTTTCCCTAATTTAGAATCAGCAAATATCACTTATAAATTATTAAAAGAATTGTATAAAGTGAATTCAATTGGGCCTATCATGATGGGTATGGGCAAACCAGCTCACATCTTCCAATTAGGTGCAAGCGTTGAGGAAATGGTGAATATGTCAGCAATTGCTGTTATTGATGCACAGGAAAAAGAAATTAAAAAGAATAAAATAACACAATAA
- a CDS encoding OmpA family protein, which yields MKAIKLILIFLLSSFISNVTAQNPFTTMNIKYADKKYEEYAYADAIKVYENLVNDQTTDQGIIQRLANSYYFNGELKSALKWYEQLFVINENQEAEYLYRYAQSLKSAGDYRKSDEILQKFNQKATSEKRADLIRNDKNYLEDIKENSGRFQIADAGVNSRYSDYGSVVYNNKIVFTSARDTGGVVKANFQWTNRSFSRLYTADLMPDGSVGIPQLLVKRKKDNFNESSPIFTKDGRTMYFTRNNFTDGKRRSNDKNVTLLKLYKAELIDNEWQNVKELPFNSDQYSTAHPALSPDEKTLYFASDMPGTLGQSDIYKVAINEDGTFGAPQNLGPAINTEARETFPFISEDNELYFASDGRPGLGGLDIFASRIKVNGTYDEVLNVGEPVNSKQDDFAFSIDSKSRSGYFSSNRENGQGLDDIYRFTETKRLICEQNLSGTVTDAETNEILANTALTLFNEKFDPVGTITTDEKGSYIFPDLRCGKKYTIRTARTDYNAKEVVVAILKEKGETTQMIALNKVFKPLTAKTVAIKKVTISPVKVGSIRVGVDIAKLLNLPMNFFDLGKATIKKTSEPQLMKVVNLLNEYPTMKLDIRSHTDSRSSSESNQILSEKRAQSTKNWLIQKGIGTDRLTAKGYGETQLVNKCADGVKCSEKEHMKNRRSEFIIVSM from the coding sequence ATGAAAGCTATAAAATTAATTTTAATCTTTTTACTGTCTAGTTTTATTTCAAATGTGACTGCGCAAAATCCATTCACAACGATGAACATAAAATACGCAGACAAAAAATACGAAGAGTACGCTTACGCGGATGCAATAAAAGTTTACGAGAATTTAGTAAATGACCAGACTACCGACCAAGGAATAATTCAGCGTTTGGCAAATTCATATTACTTTAATGGCGAATTAAAAAGCGCACTAAAATGGTACGAACAATTATTTGTAATAAACGAAAACCAAGAAGCTGAATATTTGTATCGATATGCGCAATCATTAAAATCAGCGGGAGATTATCGCAAGTCGGATGAGATTTTGCAGAAATTCAATCAAAAAGCAACATCAGAAAAAAGAGCAGATCTAATCAGAAATGATAAAAACTATTTAGAAGACATAAAAGAAAACTCAGGCCGATTTCAAATAGCCGATGCGGGAGTTAATTCTAGATATTCAGATTACGGAAGCGTTGTTTACAACAACAAAATAGTTTTTACTTCTGCGCGCGATACGGGCGGGGTTGTGAAAGCCAATTTTCAATGGACAAACAGATCGTTTTCAAGACTGTACACAGCCGATTTAATGCCAGATGGAAGCGTTGGAATCCCACAGCTTTTAGTAAAAAGAAAAAAAGATAATTTTAATGAATCAAGTCCGATTTTTACAAAAGATGGACGCACGATGTACTTTACCCGTAATAATTTTACAGATGGTAAACGACGAAGCAACGATAAAAATGTAACGCTTCTAAAATTATACAAAGCAGAACTTATAGATAATGAATGGCAAAATGTAAAAGAACTTCCATTCAACAGTGACCAATACAGCACTGCGCATCCAGCTCTAAGCCCTGACGAAAAAACATTGTATTTTGCATCAGATATGCCAGGAACGTTAGGGCAGTCGGATATTTACAAAGTTGCAATCAATGAAGACGGAACTTTCGGAGCGCCCCAAAATCTTGGGCCAGCAATTAATACAGAAGCAAGAGAAACCTTTCCGTTCATTTCTGAAGATAACGAACTGTATTTTGCGTCTGACGGACGTCCAGGCTTGGGCGGATTGGATATTTTTGCTTCCCGTATAAAAGTAAACGGAACCTATGATGAAGTTTTAAATGTCGGCGAACCTGTAAACAGCAAACAAGACGATTTTGCTTTTAGTATTGACAGTAAAAGCAGAAGCGGTTATTTTTCTTCAAATAGAGAAAACGGACAAGGTTTAGATGATATTTACAGATTTACAGAGACAAAAAGATTAATCTGCGAACAAAATTTGTCAGGAACAGTTACCGACGCAGAAACAAACGAGATATTAGCCAATACCGCACTGACTTTGTTTAATGAAAAATTTGATCCAGTTGGAACAATCACTACAGATGAAAAAGGAAGTTATATTTTTCCCGATTTAAGATGTGGTAAAAAATACACCATCAGAACTGCTAGAACAGATTATAATGCTAAAGAAGTTGTAGTAGCTATCCTTAAAGAAAAAGGCGAAACGACTCAAATGATTGCATTAAACAAAGTGTTTAAACCACTTACGGCAAAAACTGTAGCAATCAAAAAAGTAACTATAAGTCCAGTAAAAGTTGGTTCGATAAGAGTAGGAGTAGATATTGCAAAACTGTTAAATCTGCCTATGAACTTCTTTGATTTGGGTAAAGCAACAATCAAAAAAACATCAGAACCGCAATTAATGAAAGTGGTAAATCTTTTAAATGAATATCCAACTATGAAGCTAGATATTCGTTCGCACACAGATAGCCGTTCTTCTTCAGAAAGCAATCAGATTCTTTCAGAAAAAAGAGCACAGTCAACCAAAAATTGGCTGATTCAAAAAGGAATCGGTACAGACAGATTGACCGCCAAAGGTTATGGAGAAACCCAATTAGTAAATAAATGCGCTGACGGAGTAAAATGCTCCGAAAAAGAACACATGAAAAATCGACGAAGCGAGTTTATCATTGTATCGATGTAA